A region from the Streptomyces tsukubensis genome encodes:
- a CDS encoding type I polyketide synthase: protein MKRTPIHAAESGRRENPPDERGAVEPLAVVGLSCRLAGAPDPAALWRLLREGRSAVSAPPDGHPGAPGDGHPGGYLDRVDTFDAEFFGISPREAAQLDPQQRLMLELAWEALENAGIGPGSLRESRTGVFTGAMGDDWTARLARRGDGSAGRYALTGRARGLIANRVSWTLGLRGPSMTVDTGQSSSLTALHLACVSLLSGESDLALAGGVNLLLEPGGTADVAAFGALSPDGRCHTFDARANGYARGEGGAVVVLKTLRRAVADGDSVRCLVLGSAVNNDGGGPSLTTPRAEAQREVIERALSRAGVRPGEVGYVELHGTGTPVGDPVEAEALDAALGGARPRGEPLPVGSVKTNVGHLEGAAGITGVLKTVLCLQHGELPPTLNHIRAHPALRLDDANLRVHTTLTPWPRTGVRRIAGVSSFGMGGTNGHIVLAEAPPSEPVADDGPPAGRGESDRPFGFVLSARDPEALRSQAQRLGAHLRTRPRLSLSSVATSLALTRTPLPWRAVLTASDRPELLARLEAFATGTGDEAVVGEAAAGGGVAVLFTGQGAQRPGAGRGLARIAPVFASALEEVCAEFDPLLDRPLREVLLPGPHDEGAAALIHRTEYTQPALFALEVAQYRQLWEWGLRPAALLGHSIGELAAAHVAGVLSLPDAAALVAARGRLMQALPSGGAMAAVACSEEEMLAELAGGEGAIGLAAVNGPASVVVSGDADAVDALVARLRRDGTRVSRLRVGHAFHSHHMDPVLDEFARFARTLTYHRPTLPVISNVTGDFADPAEIATADYWARQVRGTVRLHDGVRRLDAAGVTSYVEVGPGAVLSAAARESVASPSGRSFVSLLRPGRPEERTALDAAAVLYVRGVELDPVAFTGPYGHRVELPTYPFRRVRHWPAEAPEAAVSSQPDAAETGEATEATETAGARRPGTEDGPVAVEEPGDRSLEERAETVLRRVREQAAAVLGHSSAESVKPAVPLREQGLDSLGAVELRDRLGEALALRLPQSLVFDHPTPLAMARHLAALTAGTPTDTAAPRRAADRADRAADDDPIVVVGMACRFPGGVRSPEDLWQLLAEGRDAIGAFPRDRGWDLGPEGTGPVPVRRGGFLDGAMDFDADFFGISPREAQAMDPQQRLLLELAWECLERAGLPASALRSSPTGVFVGVTHQEYGPRFTSDDEAAGYLFTGTTPSVASGRIAYTLGLHGPALSIDTACSSSLVALHLACRALRAGDCDAALAGGATVMAEPGLFAEFGRLGGLSADGRCKAFGAGADGTGWAEGAGIVLLERLSTAQKQGHHIHAVIRGSAINSDGTSNGLTAPNGTAQQHVIHAALHDAHLTTNDIDAVEAHGTGTRLGDPVEAHALLTTYGQHRTPHNPLHLGSLKSNIGHTQAAAGIAGLIKMITALHHHTLPQTLHTQQPTPHTDWTTGHINLLTQPHPWPPTTQPRRAAISSFGISGTNAHLIIEEPPTPQPQPPTNSAEQPDGPLPYPLSARTPGALRGQASALLAHLDHPERRGTSGRDLAHALATARTGFEHRAVVVAADSAELRAGLTAIAEGTENAPGVVRAATEPDGRTVLVFPGHGSQWPGMARQLLHESPEFAARLRECAAAVDALTDWSLLDALLGAPGAPSTERLDVAQPLLFAVMVSLARLWTTTGGVRPDAVVGHSQGEIAAACVAGVLTLEEAARVVVVRSRLFTRMPFPGSMASVALPVETVRERIAAFAGTVEISGINGPTATTVAGSNSDVGAFVAACEADGIRARIVVTGVASHCALMDPLRAPLLAELGTLHPGKGEIPVCSSVTGEVVDGRTMDADYWFRNVRRPVDFLGATRTLLHTGHRAFLEMSPHPLLTSGVLTTAEDEEIPATAVGTLRRNEDGLRRFLLSLAEAHCRGVRTDPAAVFGGRPGLRTDLPTYAFQRQRHWLGTGTADVAGAGAESARHPLLSAIVPLPAGGALLTGRISPAAQPWLRDHAGPQAPLLPGTAFAELALRAGEAVGRTRLRELVLEQPLVLAADDTGAVALQVSAGPPDDDGCCEVTVHSRPDSTNITDGADEYRWIRHASGVLAPETAEPGAGPAADWPPPGSVPVPLQDFYPRWAVRGHRYGPAFRGLRAAWRSGDEYWAEVALDDEQAAEAHRFAVHPALFDAALHAVLLARDGSGDAGTEMLLPFVWSGVSVLAGGASRARVHVVPRGDDTVTLRLTDASGAPLAVVESLTWRPLPGAALASAAPAVRDALFRVQWRTLPATPPADTADGGAGPGAAVLDAAALGSGAAVLERIRARLADERSAAERLVVVTRGAVGVHAGDPLPGLGHAEVWGLVRAAQSEYPDRFVLLDTDPGAGEQAVNAAVRAALSTGETQLALRDGLLYAPRLTRAHAGPPRKLSAEGTVLVTGGTGTVGGLLARRLVTDHGVRHLLLVSRRGSRAPGVGALRRELRSLGARVTVRACDLTDRTALRGLLAGVPRRHPLTGIVHAAGVLDDGVLTSLTPERLTRVMRPKAEAALALHEETTGSDLEIFVLLSSVIGVLGGAGQANYAAANSLLDALAHHRTALGLPALSLAWGLWEQRSGLTELSSADGERLRRAGILPLATEDALDLFGAALGSREALLVPARLDLARARRSPGASTLLRTADRRTARRTAGPDPAAGQDFAARTAARSATERSRVLLELVRAHTAAVLGHTDGGSVPNDRAFREIGFDSLMAVELRNRVATATGLSLPTTLMFDHPTPLAMARRLDALVTDASTGTEAPDRAALPPHRADRMADDDPIVVVGMACRFPGGVRSPEDLWQLLAEGRDAIGAFPRDRGWDLDTLFGTDGTPGSSGTRRGGFLYDAGDFDADLFGIGPNEALAMDPQQRLLLELAWECLERAGVPASALRGSPTGVFTGIVNHDYAQGVTALPDAVADHRLTGGSHSVASGRIAYTLGLHGPALSIDTACSSSLVALHLACRALRAGDCDAALAGGVTVMATPSVFEDFTRQQGLSADGRCKAFGAGADGTGWAEGAGIVLLERLSTAQKQGHHIHAVIRGSAINSDGTSNGLTAPNGTAQQHVIHAALHDAHLTTNDIDAVEAHGTGTRLGDPVEAHALLTTYGQHRTPHNPLHLGSLKSNIGHTQAAAGIAGLIKMITALHHHTLPQTLHTQQPTPHTDWTTGHINLLTQPHPWPPTTQPRRAAISSFGISGTNAHLIIEEPPAQPDTPSPEDRGVRRPPPVLPLVLSARSPRALAAQAAQVLEFCADADATRLHDIAYSLATTRTALDHRRTVTGADPQELRAALASVAEGRTGSRPARPGRGCAVLFSGQGAQRPGAGAALHTAHPVFAASFDEISALFEPHLGRPLHEVAFAGPGDPGAELLDRTDHTQPVLFALETAMWRLLESWGFAADFVAGHSLGELTAAHVAGVLDLRSAVTLVAARGRLMNALPAGGAMVALYATEDEVLPLLAAHPDRLAVAAVNAPNRVVLSGAEDAVRKAAAVFPRHRMLRSGHAFHSPLIDGALEEFGRVAGGLSYAPPRLPVVSTLTGRVAERDELCEPSYWVRHARGTVRFADAVRTLADRGVDTFAELGPDTVLSGAVAEVFADLDPGGRPRARSALRRGEPEVARFVSLAGWLHDRGAGVDWDAFFADSGAVRTGLPLYPFQRSRYWLSANATAPAVRPPAPDPALEESPGRDTGLTEITGLTEITDRGSGGTRNEETPSDVREFRARMASASGSERRAGLLETVRTLLAGRLGLGAPSDVDPDRQFLAMGLDSLGAVALRERLGALTGLSLPVTLAYDSPTPGEVTDFVLGRLDGLTGTGASPADRTALPAARSGGGVAAELHRLEATSPTVVADAGLRRDIAKRLRRLADDWSEPAVPVDPATAGRQELLAFIDRELGRADD from the coding sequence TTCGACGCCCGCGCCAACGGTTACGCGCGGGGCGAGGGCGGCGCCGTCGTGGTGCTGAAGACCCTGCGCCGCGCGGTGGCCGACGGGGACTCCGTACGCTGTCTCGTTCTCGGGAGCGCCGTCAACAACGACGGGGGCGGCCCGTCGCTGACCACTCCTCGTGCCGAGGCACAGCGCGAGGTGATCGAACGGGCGCTGAGCCGGGCGGGCGTCCGGCCCGGCGAAGTGGGGTACGTGGAGCTGCACGGCACGGGTACTCCCGTCGGCGATCCGGTGGAGGCCGAGGCCCTGGACGCGGCGCTGGGCGGCGCCCGGCCGCGGGGCGAACCGCTCCCCGTGGGCTCGGTGAAGACCAACGTCGGCCATCTGGAGGGCGCGGCGGGCATCACCGGCGTCCTCAAGACGGTGCTCTGCCTCCAGCACGGCGAACTGCCGCCCACCCTGAACCACATCAGGGCGCACCCCGCGCTGCGGCTGGACGACGCCAACCTGCGGGTGCACACCACGCTCACCCCCTGGCCGCGGACCGGGGTGCGGCGCATCGCCGGTGTCAGCTCGTTCGGTATGGGCGGCACCAACGGGCATATCGTGCTCGCCGAGGCCCCGCCGTCGGAGCCGGTGGCGGACGACGGCCCACCGGCGGGGCGCGGGGAGAGCGACCGGCCCTTCGGTTTCGTCCTGTCCGCACGCGACCCCGAGGCACTCCGCTCCCAGGCCCAGCGGCTCGGCGCGCATCTGCGGACCCGCCCGCGGCTCTCCCTTTCGTCGGTGGCGACATCGCTGGCCCTGACGCGTACACCGCTCCCGTGGCGCGCCGTGCTGACCGCGTCCGACCGGCCGGAGCTGCTGGCCCGGCTGGAGGCGTTCGCCACGGGCACCGGTGACGAGGCGGTCGTGGGGGAGGCGGCGGCCGGTGGAGGCGTCGCGGTGCTCTTCACCGGGCAGGGTGCCCAGCGCCCCGGCGCCGGACGCGGGCTGGCCCGTATCGCGCCGGTCTTCGCCTCGGCGCTGGAGGAGGTCTGCGCGGAGTTCGACCCGCTGCTCGACCGTCCGCTGCGGGAGGTGCTCCTGCCCGGTCCGCACGACGAGGGCGCGGCGGCCCTGATCCACCGCACCGAGTACACCCAGCCCGCACTGTTCGCCCTGGAGGTCGCCCAGTACCGGCAGTTGTGGGAGTGGGGGCTGCGCCCGGCGGCGCTGCTCGGGCACTCCATCGGTGAGCTCGCGGCGGCGCACGTGGCCGGGGTGCTGTCCCTGCCGGACGCGGCCGCCCTGGTCGCCGCGCGCGGCAGGCTGATGCAGGCCCTGCCCTCCGGCGGCGCGATGGCCGCGGTCGCGTGCTCCGAGGAGGAGATGCTCGCCGAACTGGCGGGCGGGGAGGGCGCGATCGGTCTGGCCGCGGTCAACGGACCGGCTTCCGTGGTCGTGTCGGGTGATGCCGACGCCGTCGACGCCCTGGTGGCCCGGTTGCGGCGGGACGGCACCCGGGTGTCCCGGCTGAGGGTCGGCCATGCGTTCCACTCGCACCATATGGACCCGGTGCTGGACGAGTTCGCGCGCTTCGCCCGGACGCTGACGTACCACCGGCCCACCCTGCCGGTGATCTCCAATGTGACCGGTGACTTCGCCGACCCCGCGGAGATCGCCACGGCGGACTACTGGGCGCGGCAGGTACGGGGCACGGTCCGGCTCCACGACGGGGTGCGGCGACTCGACGCGGCGGGAGTGACCTCGTACGTGGAAGTGGGCCCCGGGGCCGTGCTGAGCGCGGCCGCGCGCGAGTCCGTGGCCTCGCCGTCAGGCCGGAGCTTCGTCTCACTCCTGCGCCCGGGGAGGCCGGAGGAGCGTACGGCGCTGGACGCCGCAGCGGTGCTGTACGTCCGGGGCGTGGAGCTGGACCCCGTGGCGTTCACCGGTCCGTACGGACACCGTGTCGAGCTGCCGACCTACCCCTTCCGACGGGTACGGCACTGGCCGGCCGAAGCCCCCGAAGCGGCCGTGTCTTCGCAGCCGGACGCGGCGGAGACCGGAGAGGCAACAGAAGCGACGGAAACAGCGGGAGCGCGGCGGCCCGGTACGGAAGACGGACCGGTCGCGGTGGAGGAGCCCGGAGACCGGAGCCTTGAGGAGCGGGCCGAAACCGTACTGCGGAGGGTGCGGGAGCAGGCCGCGGCCGTCCTCGGGCACAGCTCCGCCGAATCCGTGAAACCGGCCGTCCCCCTCCGCGAGCAGGGCCTCGATTCACTCGGCGCGGTGGAACTGCGCGACCGGCTCGGCGAGGCGTTGGCGCTGCGGCTGCCGCAGTCCCTGGTCTTCGACCATCCGACTCCGCTGGCGATGGCACGTCATCTCGCCGCTCTGACGGCGGGTACGCCAACGGATACCGCGGCACCACGGCGGGCAGCGGACCGGGCCGACCGGGCGGCGGACGACGATCCGATCGTGGTCGTGGGCATGGCCTGCCGCTTCCCCGGCGGGGTCCGCTCGCCCGAGGACCTGTGGCAGCTGCTGGCCGAAGGGCGCGACGCGATCGGCGCCTTCCCCCGGGACCGCGGCTGGGACCTGGGGCCGGAAGGCACCGGGCCCGTCCCCGTGCGCCGGGGTGGATTCCTGGACGGTGCGATGGACTTCGACGCCGACTTCTTCGGCATCAGTCCGCGCGAGGCCCAGGCCATGGACCCGCAGCAGCGGCTGCTGCTGGAGCTGGCGTGGGAGTGCCTGGAACGTGCCGGGCTGCCGGCGTCGGCACTCCGCTCCAGCCCCACCGGGGTCTTCGTCGGTGTCACCCACCAGGAGTACGGGCCCCGCTTCACCTCGGACGACGAAGCCGCCGGATACCTCTTCACCGGGACCACCCCGAGCGTCGCCTCGGGCCGGATCGCCTACACCCTGGGGCTGCACGGCCCCGCCCTCTCCATCGACACGGCCTGCTCGTCGTCCCTGGTCGCCCTGCATCTGGCCTGCCGCGCACTGCGCGCCGGAGACTGCGACGCCGCTCTGGCGGGGGGCGCCACCGTGATGGCGGAGCCGGGTCTCTTCGCCGAGTTCGGGCGGCTGGGCGGTCTGTCGGCGGACGGGCGGTGCAAGGCGTTCGGCGCGGGAGCCGACGGCACCGGCTGGGCCGAAGGAGCCGGAATCGTCCTCCTCGAACGCCTCTCCACCGCACAAAAACAAGGCCACCACATCCACGCCGTCATCCGCGGCTCAGCCATCAACTCCGACGGCACCTCCAACGGACTCACCGCACCCAACGGCACCGCACAACAACACGTCATCCACGCCGCCCTCCACGACGCCCACCTCACCACCAACGACATCGACGCCGTCGAAGCACACGGCACCGGAACCCGACTCGGCGACCCCGTCGAAGCCCACGCCCTCCTCACCACCTACGGACAACACCGCACCCCCCACAACCCCCTCCACCTCGGCTCCCTCAAATCCAACATCGGCCACACCCAAGCAGCAGCCGGCATCGCCGGACTCATCAAAATGATCACCGCACTCCACCACCACACCCTCCCCCAAACCCTCCACACCCAACAACCCACCCCCCACACCGACTGGACCACCGGCCACATCAACCTCCTCACCCAACCCCACCCCTGGCCCCCCACCACCCAACCCCGCCGCGCCGCCATCTCCTCCTTCGGCATCAGCGGCACCAACGCCCACCTCATCATCGAAGAACCCCCCACCCCACAACCCCAACCCCCCACAAACAGTGCGGAGCAGCCCGACGGCCCGCTGCCGTATCCCCTGTCCGCCCGCACCCCCGGGGCTCTGCGCGGCCAGGCGTCCGCGCTCCTGGCCCATCTCGACCACCCGGAACGGCGCGGGACCAGCGGCCGTGATCTGGCCCATGCGCTGGCGACCGCCCGGACCGGCTTCGAGCACCGGGCCGTCGTCGTCGCCGCGGACTCCGCCGAACTGCGCGCCGGGCTGACCGCGATCGCCGAGGGGACGGAGAACGCGCCGGGCGTGGTCCGCGCCGCCACCGAGCCCGACGGGCGCACGGTCCTGGTCTTCCCGGGACACGGATCGCAGTGGCCGGGCATGGCCCGGCAGCTCCTGCACGAATCACCCGAGTTCGCCGCACGGCTGCGGGAGTGCGCGGCCGCCGTCGACGCGCTCACCGACTGGTCCCTGCTGGACGCCCTGCTCGGTGCCCCCGGTGCCCCTTCCACCGAGCGGCTGGACGTCGCCCAGCCCCTGCTGTTCGCCGTCATGGTGTCCCTGGCGCGGCTGTGGACGACCACGGGCGGAGTGCGGCCGGACGCCGTGGTCGGCCACTCGCAGGGCGAGATCGCCGCGGCCTGTGTGGCGGGGGTGCTCACTCTGGAGGAGGCCGCGCGGGTCGTCGTGGTCCGCAGCCGGCTCTTCACCCGGATGCCCTTCCCCGGCTCCATGGCCTCGGTCGCCCTCCCGGTCGAGACGGTACGGGAGCGGATCGCGGCGTTCGCCGGCACGGTGGAGATCTCCGGCATCAACGGCCCCACCGCCACCACCGTCGCCGGGAGCAACAGCGATGTGGGCGCCTTCGTGGCCGCCTGCGAGGCAGACGGCATCCGGGCCCGGATCGTGGTCACGGGTGTCGCCTCGCACTGTGCGCTGATGGACCCGCTGCGCGCGCCGCTCCTGGCCGAACTGGGCACTCTGCATCCCGGGAAGGGGGAGATCCCGGTCTGCTCCTCCGTCACCGGGGAAGTCGTCGACGGCCGGACGATGGACGCCGACTACTGGTTCCGCAATGTGCGCCGGCCCGTCGACTTCCTCGGCGCGACCCGGACCCTGCTGCACACCGGTCACCGGGCGTTCCTGGAGATGAGTCCGCACCCCCTGCTCACCTCCGGCGTGCTGACGACGGCCGAGGACGAGGAGATCCCGGCCACCGCCGTCGGCACCCTGCGGCGGAACGAGGACGGCCTGCGCCGCTTCCTGCTCTCCCTGGCCGAAGCGCACTGCCGGGGTGTGCGGACCGATCCCGCGGCGGTGTTCGGGGGCCGCCCGGGCCTCCGTACCGATCTGCCGACCTACGCCTTCCAGCGGCAGCGCCACTGGCTGGGCACCGGGACCGCCGATGTCGCCGGCGCCGGAGCCGAATCCGCCCGTCACCCCCTGCTCAGTGCGATCGTCCCGCTGCCCGCGGGCGGGGCGCTCCTGACCGGCAGGATCTCCCCGGCGGCTCAGCCCTGGCTGCGCGACCACGCCGGTCCCCAGGCACCGCTGCTTCCGGGCACGGCCTTCGCCGAACTGGCGCTGCGGGCCGGTGAGGCCGTGGGCCGTACCCGGCTGCGGGAACTGGTCCTGGAGCAGCCTCTCGTCCTCGCCGCGGACGATACGGGCGCAGTCGCGCTCCAGGTGTCCGCGGGGCCGCCGGACGACGACGGCTGCTGCGAGGTGACCGTGCACAGCAGGCCCGATTCCACCAACATCACCGACGGGGCCGACGAGTACCGGTGGATCCGGCATGCCTCGGGTGTCCTCGCACCGGAGACGGCGGAGCCCGGGGCGGGACCGGCCGCCGACTGGCCGCCGCCCGGCTCCGTTCCCGTACCGCTCCAGGACTTCTATCCGCGGTGGGCCGTCCGCGGACACCGTTACGGTCCTGCCTTCCGGGGGCTGCGCGCGGCCTGGCGCAGCGGTGACGAGTACTGGGCCGAGGTCGCGCTCGACGACGAACAGGCCGCGGAGGCGCACCGGTTCGCCGTCCATCCCGCTCTGTTCGACGCCGCCCTGCACGCCGTCCTGCTGGCCCGGGACGGCAGTGGCGACGCCGGTACGGAGATGCTCCTGCCCTTCGTCTGGAGCGGTGTCTCGGTCCTGGCGGGCGGCGCGTCCAGGGCCCGGGTCCATGTGGTGCCGCGCGGGGACGACACCGTGACCCTGCGCCTCACCGACGCCTCGGGCGCCCCCCTGGCCGTGGTGGAGTCGCTGACCTGGCGTCCGCTGCCCGGCGCCGCACTCGCGTCCGCGGCGCCCGCGGTACGGGACGCGCTCTTCCGCGTCCAATGGCGAACCCTGCCCGCGACCCCGCCCGCGGATACCGCCGACGGCGGGGCGGGCCCCGGTGCGGCCGTGCTCGACGCGGCGGCACTCGGATCCGGGGCGGCGGTCCTGGAACGGATCCGCGCCCGGCTCGCCGACGAGCGGTCGGCGGCGGAGCGGCTCGTGGTCGTGACCCGTGGCGCGGTGGGGGTGCACGCCGGGGACCCGCTCCCGGGGCTCGGTCACGCCGAGGTCTGGGGACTGGTCAGGGCCGCCCAGAGCGAGTATCCGGACCGCTTCGTCCTGCTCGACACGGACCCCGGCGCGGGCGAACAGGCCGTGAACGCCGCCGTACGCGCCGCCCTGTCCACCGGCGAGACCCAGCTCGCCCTCCGGGACGGCCTGCTGTACGCGCCCCGGCTCACCCGGGCCCACGCCGGCCCGCCGCGCAAGCTGTCCGCCGAAGGAACCGTCCTGGTCACCGGCGGCACGGGCACCGTCGGCGGCCTGCTCGCCCGCCGGCTCGTCACCGACCACGGTGTGCGCCATCTGCTGCTGGTCAGCCGGCGCGGCAGCCGGGCCCCCGGGGTCGGCGCGCTGCGCAGGGAACTCCGCTCCCTCGGCGCCCGGGTGACCGTCCGCGCCTGCGACCTCACGGACCGGACCGCACTGCGGGGGCTGCTGGCCGGGGTGCCCCGCCGGCATCCGCTGACCGGGATCGTGCACGCCGCCGGCGTACTCGACGACGGAGTGCTGACCTCGCTCACGCCCGAACGGCTGACCCGCGTCATGCGTCCCAAGGCGGAAGCCGCGCTCGCGCTGCACGAGGAGACCACCGGATCGGATCTGGAGATCTTCGTCCTGCTGTCGTCCGTCATCGGGGTCCTCGGGGGCGCCGGGCAGGCCAACTACGCGGCGGCCAACAGTCTGCTGGACGCCCTGGCACACCACCGCACGGCCCTCGGCCTGCCCGCGCTGTCACTCGCCTGGGGTCTGTGGGAGCAGCGGAGCGGGCTGACCGAACTGTCCTCCGCCGACGGGGAGCGGCTGCGCCGCGCCGGAATCCTGCCGCTGGCCACCGAGGACGCCCTGGACCTGTTCGGCGCCGCCCTCGGCAGCCGGGAGGCGCTGCTGGTACCCGCCCGGCTGGACCTCGCCCGGGCCCGCCGCTCCCCCGGCGCCTCGACGCTGCTGCGCACCGCCGATCGCCGGACCGCCCGGCGGACGGCCGGCCCGGACCCGGCCGCGGGCCAGGACTTCGCCGCCCGTACCGCCGCACGGTCCGCCACCGAGCGGAGCCGGGTCCTTCTGGAGCTGGTACGCGCCCACACGGCGGCGGTCCTCGGGCACACCGACGGCGGATCGGTCCCCAACGACCGGGCCTTCCGCGAGATCGGCTTCGACTCCCTGATGGCGGTGGAGCTGCGCAACCGGGTGGCCACGGCCACCGGACTGTCGCTGCCCACCACCCTGATGTTCGACCATCCGACGCCGCTGGCGATGGCGCGTCGTCTCGACGCCCTGGTCACGGATGCGAGTACGGGTACCGAGGCACCGGACCGGGCGGCGCTGCCGCCGCACCGGGCCGACCGGATGGCGGACGACGATCCGATCGTGGTCGTGGGCATGGCCTGCCGCTTCCCCGGCGGGGTCCGCTCGCCCGAGGACCTGTGGCAGCTGCTGGCCGAAGGGCGCGACGCGATCGGCGCCTTCCCCCGGGACCGCGGCTGGGACCTCGACACACTGTTCGGCACGGACGGCACACCGGGGAGCAGCGGTACACGCCGGGGCGGATTCCTGTACGACGCGGGCGACTTCGACGCCGACCTGTTCGGCATCGGCCCGAACGAGGCGCTGGCCATGGACCCGCAGCAGCGGCTGCTGCTGGAGCTGGCGTGGGAGTGCCTGGAACGGGCCGGGGTACCGGCGTCCGCACTCCGCGGCAGCCCCACGGGAGTGTTCACCGGCATCGTCAACCACGACTACGCCCAAGGTGTGACGGCGCTGCCCGACGCCGTCGCGGACCACCGGCTGACGGGCGGTTCGCACAGCGTCGCCTCGGGCCGGATCGCCTACACCCTGGGGCTGCACGGCCCCGCCCTCTCCATCGACACGGCCTGCTCGTCGTCCCTGGTCGCCCTGCATCTGGCCTGCCGTGCACTGCGCGCCGGAGACTGCGACGCGGCCCTCGCGGGCGGTGTCACCGTGATGGCGACGCCCTCGGTGTTCGAGGACTTCACCCGTCAGCAGGGGCTGTCGGCGGACGGGCGGTGCAAGGCATTCGGCGCGGGAGCCGACGGCACCGGCTGGGCCGAAGGAGCCGGAATCGTCCTCCTCGAACGCCTCTCCACCGCACAAAAACAAGGCCACCACATCCACGCCGTCATCCGCGGCTCAGCCATCAACTCCGACGGCACCTCCAACGGACTCACCGCACCCAACGGCACCGCACAACAACACGTCATCCACGCCGCCCTCCACGACGCCCACCTCACCACCAACGACATCGACGCCGTCGAAGCACACGGCACCGGAACCCGACTCGGCGACCCCGTCGAAGCCCACGCCCTCCTCACCACCTACGGACAACACCGCACCCCCCACAACCCCCTCCACCTCGGCTCCCTCAAATCCAACATCGGCCACACCCAAGCAGCAGCCGGCATCGCCGGACTCATCAAAATGATCACCGCACTCCACCACCACACCCTCCCCCAAACCCTCCACACCCAACAACCCACCCCCCACACCGACTGGACCACCGGCCACATCAACCTCCTCACCCAACCCCACCCCTGGCCCCCCACCACCCAACCCCGCCGCGCCGCCATCTCCTCCTTCGGCATCAGCGGCACCAACGCCCACCTCATCATCGAAGAACCCCCCGCACAGCCCGACACGCCCAGCCCGGAGGACAGGGGGGTCCGGAGGCCGCCCCCGGTCCTGCCGCTGGTGCTGTCGGCCCGCAGCCCCCGCGCCCTGGCCGCCCAGGCCGCGCAGGTACTGGAGTTCTGTGCGGACGCCGACGCGACCCGGCTGCACGACATCGCGTACTCCCTGGCCACCACCCGTACGGCACTGGACCACCGGCGCACGGTGACCGGCGCGGACCCGCAGGAACTGCGGGCCGCACTCGCCTCGGTGGCCGAGGGACGGACCGGTTCCCGCCCGGCCCGGCCGGGCCGCGGCTGCGCCGTCCTCTTCTCCGGCCAGGGGGCCCAGCGGCCGGGAGCGGGCGCCGCGCTGCACACCGCCCATCCGGTCTTCGCCGCCTCCTTCGACGAGATCAGTGCCCTGTTCGAACCGCATCTGGGCCGGCCGCTGCACGAGGTGGCGTTCGCCGGACCCGGCGATCCCGGCGCGGAGCTGCTCGACCGGACCGATCACACCCAGCCCGTCCTCTTCGCCCTGGAGACGGCGATGTGGCGGCTGCTGGAATCCTGGGGCTTCGCCGCCGACTTCGTCGCGGGGCACTCCCTCGGGGAGCTGACCGCGGCGCATGTCGCGGGGGTGCTGGACCTGCGTTCGGCCGTGACGCTGGTCGCCGCGCGGGGCAGGCTGATGAACGCGCTGCCCGCCGGTGGCGCGATGGTGGCGCTGTACGCCACCGAGGACGAGGTGCTGCCGCTGCTGGCCGCGCATCCGGACCGGCTGGCGGTGGCCGCGGTGAACGCACCGAACCGGGTGGTGCTCTCGGGTGCCGAGGATGCCGTCCGCAAGGCGGCGGCCGTCTTCCCCCGCCACCGGATGCTCCGTTCCGGCCATGCCTTCCACTCCCCGCTGATCGACGGCGCGCTGGAGGAGTTCGGCCGGGTGGCCGGGGGCTTGTCCTACGCACCGCCGCGGCTGCCCGTCGTGTCCACCCTGACCGGCCGGGTCGCGGAGCGCGACGAGCTGTGCGAGCCCTCGTACTGGGTGCGCCACGCCCGCGGGACCGTACGCTTCGCCGACGCCGTGCGCACCCTGGCCGACCGGGGCGTGGACACCTTCGCCGAGCTGGGGCCCGACACCGTACTCAGCGGCGCGGTGGCCGAGGTGTTCGCGGACCTGGACCCGGGCGGACGGCCCCGGGCGCGCTCCGCGCTGCGGCGGGGCGAACCCGAGGTCGCACGGTTCGTTTCCCTGGCGGGCTGGCTGCACGACAGGGGCGCCGGGGTGGACTGGGACGCCTTCTTCGCGGACAGCGGCGCGGTACGGACCGGCCTTCCGCTCTACCCGTTCCAGCGGAGCCGCTACTGGCTGAGTGCGAACGCCACGGCTCCGGCGGTACGGCCTCCGGCCCCGGACCCTGCCCTGGAGGAGAGCCCCGGCAGGGACACCGGGCTCACCGAGATCACCGGGCTCACCGAGATCACAGACCGGGGAAGTGGCGGAACGCGGAACGAGGAAACGCCTTCGGACGTGCGGGAGTTCAGGGCGCGGATGGCCTCGGCGTCCGGCAGCGAGCGCCGGGCCGGGCTGCTGGAGACCGTCCGCACGCTCCTCGCCGGCCGGCTCGGTCTCGGTGCCCCCTCCGACGTCGACCCCGACCGGCAGTTCCTGGCCATGGGCCTCGATTCACTCGGCGCGGTCGCGCTGCGCGAGCGGCTCGGTGCCCTGACCGGGCTCTCCCTGCCGGTGACCCTGGCCTACGACAGTCCGACCCCGGGCGAGGTGACCGACTTCGTCCTCGGCCGGCTCGACGGCCTCACCGGGACGGGCGCGTCACCGGCGGACCGTACCGCGCTTCCCGCCGCACGGTCCGGCGGCGGGGTGGCGGCGGAGTTGCACCGGCTGGAGGCCACCTCACCCACCGTGGTGGCCGACGCCGGTCTCCGCCGGGACATCGCGAAGCGGCTGCGTCGGCTGGCCGACGACTGGTCGGAACCCGCGGTGCCGGTGGATCCGGCCACCGCAGGGCGGCAGGAACTCCTCGCGTTCATCGACCGAGAGCTCGGCCGCGCCGACGACTGA